The DNA sequence TGGCAGTCAGCATCGACACAGTAATCCTGGTTTACGCTCCGGAGGACATCATCATGCTGGACGTGGCGGTACCGGATTAAGATCAGGACGAAACTACAATCGTGGCCGAGGTCATACTGGCTACGCCAGCAGATCCTATCGTTATAATCCTGGTTACTGGTCCGGTTACCGGACAGGCTACGGATTCGGAATCGGCTATGGATACGGTTCCGGCTATAGTCGATATCGCCGCGGTTACGGATACTATCCTTACTACCATTATCGCAGATACGGTTACCGTCCCTGGATCTGGGCTACTTACGGTGGTCTGGTTTCCTGGTGCGGTTATAATAATCTGACACCCGTCGTCTATAACTATTCCATCAATGACGGCTACATCTACAATGATGGGACGCCAATTGCACCTGTTAACGATTACGCATCCCAGGCCAATCAGATCGCCGAAAGCGTGACTCCACCTGAAGAGTCAGCAGAATGGATGCCGGTCGGGTTATTTGCGATTGTTCCTCAGGGAACCCAGGATGTGAATGTCACAGTTCAGCTGGCGGTCGGCAAGAATGGTGCGATCGCCGGGACTTACTTCAATAAAGAAGGTAATATCACGCTGCCTCTAAAGGGGGCGATTGATAAAACAAAACAGCGTGCGGTCTGGAAGGTGGGGGAAGAAGAAGCCGTCACCATGGAGACCGGTCTGGACAGTCTGACCAAAGATAAATCGACGGTCATCCTGTTTTTCAGTGATGGAGTTTCTGAAGTCTGGGATATGGTTCGCATCGAGCAGGATGTCGCTCAGCTGGCACAGCAGGAGCTTCAGAGTGACGAACTGAAATATCAGTTGCTCGGAGCACACCAGTCGCTGGACGATGTCGTGGATGCTGCCTGGAAAGACTACCTGGCACTTCCCGAAGGACTGGAAGCCAGTTCCACACCTCCCGATCCGGCTGAACTGGAAGCGGTAATCGCCAACTATCAGCAGGTCCAGGTCGATTCACAATATCACATGATTACGAATCGTCAGGAGTTTCAGAATACCTATCGTCTGCTGCAGGATTATCTCAAAGAGGTTCAGCAGCAGCAGAGTCTGGAAAAACAGGTCAAGCAGGCGGCCCCTAAGGAGCAGCCCGCCCAGGTGAAGCTGCCGGCACCACCCCCGGCTGAAGAGCGGGAGCTGGTAGCACCCCGTCCTGTCATGCCGAAGCTGCCGGATTCAAAATAGGGTTTTGCTTTAAACTGATTCTTCTGCGGGTGACAGAGAACAACGGGAAGCTGACGGTCAGTCTTTTGTCTGCTGTTGCAGACGAAGGGCGACCTGCTCGGCTTCCCGCATGACCCGCAGGAGGTTCAGTCCCATGATCTGTTTGATCTGCTGATCGGTATAACCCCGGTCGAGCAGAGCCTGAGTGATCAGGGGATAGGTTGAGACATCTTCCAGTTGCGCGGGAAGTGTCGAGACACCGTCAAAGTCCGAACCAATGCCCACATGTTCCACTCCGGCGACTTTAGCAATGTGGTCAATGTGATCAACCACATCATGAATAGTGCCGGGCTGCATTTTGTGGCTGCTCTTCCAGCGATTGTATTCCCGATTGAACTCTGTTTCATCGGGATATTTCTTTTTCAGCTCCCGGCGGACGTGGAACATTTCTGTCATCTGGCGGGCTGATTCCGGCACGACGAATCCGGAGAAATAATTCACCATCACCACGCCGCCGTTCTCTTTGACTTTGACCAGGATCTCATCGGGCACATTGCGCACATGATCCGCAACGGCCCGGGCTGAAGAATGCGAGGCGATGATGGGCGCCTGGCTGACCCGCAGCACGTCCTCCATGGTTGCCTGCGAGACGTGGGAAATATCGACCAGCATTCCCAGTTCGTTCATGGTGCGGACAACCTCCTCACCGAACGGAGAAAGGCCGTCATGTTTTGCTGTATCAGTCGCAGAGTCAGCCCAGTCGAGCGTATCCGAGTGCGTGAGCGTCATGTAACGGACTCCCAGACCGTAGAAAACCCGCAGCAGCGAAAGTGAGTTTTCAATGGAGTGTCCCCCTTCGACACCGATCATGGAGGCGATCTTGCCCGATTTGTGTATCCGTTCGATATCGTCTGCCGTGGATGCCATTTCGAATACGTCAGGATATCGCTTAATCATCCGGTGAATCAGGTCGATCTGTTCCAGGGTGTAATGAGCGGCCCTGCGTTCCTGGCTGGTCTCAGCAGGAACATAGGCGGACCAGAACTGGGCTCCGACATTTCCCTGACGCAACCGGGGAATGTCGGTATGAAACCGAGGCTGTGGTTGAGCGATGTCAGCCTGTTTAAAGGAAGAAGCCGCTTTTTCCCGCATCGTCCAGGGAAGATCGTTGTGACCATCGACCACCAGACACTGCCGATGCAACTCACGGGCCCGGTCCGTCAGAACCACAGGTTTTCGTGCAGGGGGCTCCGCTTGAGTCGGGCAGGGAATCAGGCCGCCTGTGATCAGCAGGGGAGTCAGGAAATGCAGGAAAAGACTTCGGAGTGACAGGCGGTTCATGGGGAGAGATCCCTTGTTAGATGGCGATGATAATCAGAGCACATTAAAGAATAACAGGCAGTGACCCTGAGATTCAATTCCAGTCACCCTGCTTATGAATTCCTGCGAACCATCGGCGACCTGAAGCGTATCCTGTGTATTTAATATTGATGTTAACACTGAATCAGGTTAGCCTTACAGGGTACGAGACCATTATTTGACTGACTGTGAAGCGCTCCATGATGAGTTCACTCTTCAGGGACGGTTTGTCTAAGGAACACAATACCATGAGTGATAGTCTGGAAACTGTCTATTCAACGACGAATGTGATGGAAGCGGAATTCATCAAGATGACGCTGGAAGGGGAAGGCATTCGCTGTCTGCTCGAGAATGAAAATCAGGCTGCGATGACCGGAATTTTTGAGATTAAAGTCGATGTGGTCTCTTCGAACGTCGATCGGGCCCGCCAGATCATTGACGAAATCCGTGAGTCTTCGCAATCGCACGAGGATTCCTCTGAAGAGGAATAATTCTGTCTCAGGATTCCTGCCTGGTGACAATCAACAGACGCGGTGCGGTGGGCGCAGACGAACGCGCCAGGATTGTTTCCGTTATGAATTCGTCGGCAGGTAACTCGTTCATCCATTCCAAAATGGCGCCGGTTTCCGCTTCCCCACCAGGATGTCCCGGATAAGCGAGGATCGTCAGAATTCCTCCGGGACGCAGGTAACCGATCGCCGCGTCCAGCGCTTGCACTGTGGTTGCCTGCTGCGTAATCAGACTGTGGTCACCCCCGGGCAGGTAGCCCAGGTTAAACATGATCGCTCCCGTTGCGCCTTGATACTCAGCCGGAACGATCTCTGCCAGTAGACTGTGATCACAGCAGATGAGCTCACAATGAAAGCAGTCCGCCTCCGCGAGTTGTGCGGCTGTCTGCGCCAGTGCCGAGTCTTGAATGTCGATCGCATACACGTGCCCCGTGGGACCAACGGTCTGACAGAGAAAACAGGTGTCGTGTCCGTTCCCCGCAGTGGCATCGATAGCGGTTTCCCCGGCGCGGAGAATATCGGAGATGCGTGCGTGTGCCTGGTCGGTTAAACGTGTCATGATTTTGGTTTGAGCTTACGGCTGAGGTCCAGTTGTTTTTCCGGAGTCGCTTTGTCTTCCAGTACATCGGCAAAATGGGCTGCCATCCAGGGGGTTTGCAGGCTGCCTTTCGAGGCAAAACCGTTGAAGAATCCGACGCACGGGTTTTCCGGATGCAGTCCCAAGACAGGCAGTCGTCCACGAATGACCGGACGGACCGCGGCCCGTTGCTCGACAACTTCAAACGGAACTTTCAGAAATTCGGTCAGACGCTGCATGATTTCTTCACGGCCGGCTACCGTGGGTTCACAGTCGAGGTGTTCCCGATCATAAGTCGAGCCGGCGCGATACAGGTCATCCTGCCAGTGCGCGAGCCAGACTCCCCGGTTGACCACGCGTCGTTCTGTCAGGCCTGGAATTTTCAAAGTCAGGATTTCTCCTTTGACGCCCTCAAAAGGCACTTTTTCAAACCAGGGATTGTGCCGCGCCTGGATCCCCTGGCAGAAAATGATTTTGTTGGCACTCACTCCCAGACGGTTGATCTGGACCTGGTCTGCTTTCCATGCCAGGTCCTGTTGCGGATCGATGTCTGCTTTCAAAAAACAGTTTTGTTTTTGAAACCACTCTCGCGAAGCTTCGAGGTAAGTGGGGACATCCAGTTTTCCTCCGCTCTGCATTTCGAATCCCCCCTGTGACACATCGAATTCAGATTCGTTCGCCAGAGGCTCGGGAATCGAAACCAGTTCCGGAAAATGTGTCTGGGATCGTTGCTGGTACTGCTCCTGTTCCTGCTCTGAAGCGAACAGTCGCAGCATTGGGTTCAACTCCAGGAAACGGGAACCGGTAAGCGATTCAATTTCGCGATAGAAGCGGACAGCGTAAGGCAGGAATTCTTCGAGTCGCCAGGAGACCACCAGGCGCAGTCCGGTGATAGGCGTGATTAAACCAGCTGCAATTTTCGAGGACGTGATCTCTTCACCGCGGTCGATGATCAAGGTGTGATAGCCGTGTTGCTGCAGCGTCCAGCCGAGTGCAGTGCCTGCGAGTCCCTGGCCGACGATGAGATGGTCAAAATGATTTAGTGGTAACATGTAGCGCGATTCGTTGTTGAGTCACTGTCAAAAAGGATAGAGTCGGGAAGGAATGTCATCCATGATGTTATGCAGAGGATAATTTTATCATCGAAGAAATTTTAATGTTCTGTAATACGTATCTGTATGAACATAACTCTGAATGACCCTGTCAATCTTCCTTAGAAATCCTGTTCATTATTAAGGATTCTTACTTATTTCGAAATGTCGTAACATCGAAATATCTTGTTTGACAATTTTATAAAACTAAGATAAAATCGTATCGGAGTATGTTGATTTATTTAATTTCCATTAATAATCCGTTTGAATTTTCGCATCTCCTCCCCGTCTCATGGGGTTCCACTCATCATAAAATTTCTGGTAACGGACTACGACTCAATTCTATTTACGAGTGACGCCATCTTTAGCTGGTGTCAAACGAGCGTACTGAGCAACGATTTATACTCTCATTCAAATCAGATGCCCTTTCATTTCCATCTGAGAGAGAAACGATACTGCGTGTTGTGAGAGACTGATTTTATCATCTCAATAATCACTTTCTTATTCTTAAAGGAGAGTCAGTATGGAGTTCAAGCGTTCAAAGAAGAGAGGCTTCACGTTGATTGAATTGCTGGTGGTCATCGCGATCATCGCAATTTTGATCGCCCTGCTACTACCCGCCGTTCAACAGGCGCGCGAAGCGGCCCGTCGAAGTACCTGCAAGAACAACCTCAAGCAGATCGGGTTGGCATTGCACAACTATCATGAAACACACTCGATGTTTCCCAACGATGTCTGGACCAACGATCCAGGTGGTTCCTCACCCGGAGCTCGTAACTACAGTTGGATTACTCTGATTTTACCATTCCTGGAGCAGGCACCCCTGTACAATCAGATTAACTTCTCCGCCCCGATCCTCGGCCAGACAGGAACGGCAGGACCAATTCAGGCGACTAAGCTGCCTGTCCTGCATTGCCCTTCAGACCAGGACCATGATCCCAGCGCCCGTGATGGTTTCGCGACCACCAACTATGCCGGATCTCAAGGCTTTGACTGGTGGCAACGTCCCAATCAGGTTCACACAGGTGTCTTTACACTGAAATCGAAAGTCCGGATTCGCGACATCACCGATGGAACGACCACCACCATTGCCGTGGGGGAAGTTCCACAAAATGGTTTTGCCAGTGGCGGACGAACCTGTGGTGCAGGTCGTTTGCGTGATGGAGGTGGAGAAGCGGTCTACCGAATGGCTTTCGTCGCTTCAACACACATCGTGGTCATGAACAATGCTGCCAACAATTTGTTATTACCCGATGGTACTTCCACCGGGGAAGATGGTACGTTCTTTAAAACAGCTCCTTATGCCTGGGGGCCGGTTTATATCGCCGCTCACTGTCTGAACTCAGAATGGCCGGGACCGGGTTCTGTGCATCAGGGAGGTGCTCACTTCCTGATGGCCGATGGTTCGGTACGTTTCATCAGTGAAAACATCGATTACCACGGTGATCACAACCAGTCAGCTGGAGCACCCAGCCTCTGGATGTCGCTCAATACGATTGCCGGTGGTCGCTTCGATAGTATCGTTGGCGATTTTTAAAATCAGCAGTTCTCAGTTTCCTCTCCCGGATCTCCGGGAGAGGAAATCGTGCTGATGACCTGAAGTTCATTTATCATTTTGGAATAGGAAACAAACATACGATGATGCGCTCAGCGAACGTACTGTTGGCAACCCTGATGATCTGTCTGACAGGCTGTGGAGGCGGGGATGCTGCAGGGAGCAAGCGGACAGTCGAGACTGTTCCGGCTTCTGGAACTTTGACATTGGATGATCAACCGTTCGGACCGATTCACATTGATCTCTTACCACTGACCAGTGGAGAAAATGTGCGGACTGCCCGGGCGAATGTGAATGAAGATGGCACCTTTGTGCTGGGAACCTATGAGGAAGAAGATGGGGCTGCCCCCGGCAGTTACCGTGTGGTTCTCGGCAATATGGGAGAAAACCTGATGGATCCTCCACCTGCAGTCCAGGAGACCCAGGTGATGATCCCAGAAGGGGGCGGAGATTCAATCAAAATCATTTTGAAGTCTGCCAAAGGGGATGCCGCAGCTGACAGTCTGTTGAATCCCAACATCAAAAAAGCAAAGTAGCGATTTCCTTTCAGTGGAATGGAAAACGGCAGTCCTGAAAACAGGGCTGCCGTTTTTTTATGCGCGAAAGACAGCGGTATCCAACCGGGACAGAAATAATAGACATTCTTAAATAATCACCCGTTTAGAAAACTTTACATTTGATCAATGGCTGTGTGTTCATACAATGGGTTCGCGTCGAACCGAATCTGTCTCAAATAAGGAACTCGTCATGATGCGCCGGAGAATCACATTTCTCAGTAGTTTTGCAGCGGTTTTACTCTGTTGTGTCGTTATGCCAATCGTTGCCGAGGAAAAAGAAGAGGCGGCCCATGATTCCAAAATCGATACGATGCGGGAGTTGCTCAATGCCTGGTCGATTCGTACCAGGGAAGAACGCAGTGCGCCGCTCGCTTTCGTCCAGGAACCGGTCAT is a window from the Gimesia benthica genome containing:
- a CDS encoding DUF1559 domain-containing protein, producing the protein MEFKRSKKRGFTLIELLVVIAIIAILIALLLPAVQQAREAARRSTCKNNLKQIGLALHNYHETHSMFPNDVWTNDPGGSSPGARNYSWITLILPFLEQAPLYNQINFSAPILGQTGTAGPIQATKLPVLHCPSDQDHDPSARDGFATTNYAGSQGFDWWQRPNQVHTGVFTLKSKVRIRDITDGTTTTIAVGEVPQNGFASGGRTCGAGRLRDGGGEAVYRMAFVASTHIVVMNNAANNLLLPDGTSTGEDGTFFKTAPYAWGPVYIAAHCLNSEWPGPGSVHQGGAHFLMADGSVRFISENIDYHGDHNQSAGAPSLWMSLNTIAGGRFDSIVGDF
- a CDS encoding putative signal transducing protein gives rise to the protein MSDSLETVYSTTNVMEAEFIKMTLEGEGIRCLLENENQAAMTGIFEIKVDVVSSNVDRARQIIDEIRESSQSHEDSSEEE
- a CDS encoding tRNA (mnm(5)s(2)U34)-methyltransferase, whose protein sequence is MTRLTDQAHARISDILRAGETAIDATAGNGHDTCFLCQTVGPTGHVYAIDIQDSALAQTAAQLAEADCFHCELICCDHSLLAEIVPAEYQGATGAIMFNLGYLPGGDHSLITQQATTVQALDAAIGYLRPGGILTILAYPGHPGGEAETGAILEWMNELPADEFITETILARSSAPTAPRLLIVTRQES
- a CDS encoding dipeptidase, which gives rise to MNRLSLRSLFLHFLTPLLITGGLIPCPTQAEPPARKPVVLTDRARELHRQCLVVDGHNDLPWTMREKAASSFKQADIAQPQPRFHTDIPRLRQGNVGAQFWSAYVPAETSQERRAAHYTLEQIDLIHRMIKRYPDVFEMASTADDIERIHKSGKIASMIGVEGGHSIENSLSLLRVFYGLGVRYMTLTHSDTLDWADSATDTAKHDGLSPFGEEVVRTMNELGMLVDISHVSQATMEDVLRVSQAPIIASHSSARAVADHVRNVPDEILVKVKENGGVVMVNYFSGFVVPESARQMTEMFHVRRELKKKYPDETEFNREYNRWKSSHKMQPGTIHDVVDHIDHIAKVAGVEHVGIGSDFDGVSTLPAQLEDVSTYPLITQALLDRGYTDQQIKQIMGLNLLRVMREAEQVALRLQQQTKD
- a CDS encoding NAD(P)/FAD-dependent oxidoreductase, which encodes MLPLNHFDHLIVGQGLAGTALGWTLQQHGYHTLIIDRGEEITSSKIAAGLITPITGLRLVVSWRLEEFLPYAVRFYREIESLTGSRFLELNPMLRLFASEQEQEQYQQRSQTHFPELVSIPEPLANESEFDVSQGGFEMQSGGKLDVPTYLEASREWFQKQNCFLKADIDPQQDLAWKADQVQINRLGVSANKIIFCQGIQARHNPWFEKVPFEGVKGEILTLKIPGLTERRVVNRGVWLAHWQDDLYRAGSTYDREHLDCEPTVAGREEIMQRLTEFLKVPFEVVEQRAAVRPVIRGRLPVLGLHPENPCVGFFNGFASKGSLQTPWMAAHFADVLEDKATPEKQLDLSRKLKPKS